In the Salmo trutta chromosome 13, fSalTru1.1, whole genome shotgun sequence genome, AATAAATACCATGTTCCTTCTCACCAACCTGGCTGCTTCAATAAATACCATGTTCCTTCTCACCAACCTGGCTGCTCTAATAAATACCATGTTCCTTCTCACCAACCTGGCTGCTCCAATAAATACTGTGTTCCTTCTCACCAACCTGGCTGCTCCAATAAATACCATGTTCCTTCTCACTAACCTGGCTGCTCCAATAAATACCGTGTTCCTTCTCACTAACCTGGCTGCTCCAATAAATACCGTGTTCCTTCTCACCAACCTGGCTGTTCCATTAGTCCAATAAATACTGTGTTCCTTCTCACCAACCTGGCTGCTCCAATAAATACCGTGTTCCTTCTCACCAACCTGGCTGCTCCAATAAATACCGTGTTCCTTCTCACCAACCTGGCTGCTCCAATAAATACCGTGTTCCTTCTCACCAACCTGGCTGCTCCAATAAATACCGTGTTCCTTCTCACCAACCTGGCTGCTCCAATAAATACCGTGTTCCTTCTCACCAACCTGGCTGCTCCAATAAATACCGTGTTCCTTCTCACCAACCTGGCTGCTCCAATAAATACCGTGTTCCTTCTCACCAACCTGGCTGCTCCAATAAATACCGTGTTCCTTCTCACCAACCTGGCTGCTCCAATAAATACCGTGTTCCTTCTCACCAACCTGGCTGCTCCAATAAATACCGTGTTCCTTCTCACCAACCTGGCTGCTCCAATAAATACCGTGTTCCTTCTCACCAACCTGGCTGCTCCAATAAATACCGTGTTCCTTCTCATCAACCTGGCTGCTCCAATAGTCCAATAAATACCATGTTCCTTTTCACCAACCTGGCTGCTCCAATAAATACCGTGTTCCTTCTCACCAACCTGGCTGCTCCAATAAATACTGTGTTCCTTCTCACCAACCTGGCTGCTCCAATAAATACTGTGTTCCTTCTCACCAACCTGGCTGCTCCAATAAATACCGTGTTCCTTCTCACCAACCTGGCTGCTCCAATAAATACCGTGTTCCTTCTCACCAACCTGGCTGCTCCAATAAATACTGTGTTCCTTCTCACAAACCTGGCTGCTCCAATAGTCCAATAAATACCATGTTCCTTCTCATCAACCTGGCTGCTCCAATAAATACCGTGTTCCTTCTCACCAACCTGGCTGCTCCAAAAAATACCGTGTTCCTTCTCACCAACCTGGCTGCTCCAATAAATACCGTGTTCCTTCTCACCATCCTGGCTGCTCCAATAAATACCGTGTTCCTTCTCACCAACCTGGCTGCTCCAATAAATACAGTGTTCCTTCTCACCAACCTGGCTGCTCCAATAAATACCGTGTTCCTTCTCACCAACCTGGCTGTTCCAATAAATACTGTGTTCCTTCTCACCAACCTGGCTGCTCCAATAAACACCATGTTCCTTCTCACCAACCTGGCTGCTCTAATAAATACCATGTTCCTTCTCACCAACCTGGCTGCTCCAATAAACACCATGTTCCTTCTCACCAACCTGGCTGCTCCAATAAATACCATGTTCCTTCTCACCAACCTGGCTGCTCCAATAAATACTGTGTTCCTTCTCACCAACCTGGCTGCTCCAATAAACACCATGTTCCTTCTCACCAACCTGGCTGCTCCAATAAATACCATGTTCCTTCTCACCAACCTGGCTGCTCCAATAGTCCAAAAAGAAAAGTGACTCCAGAAAGACACTGTAGAGACCAGTACAGCATGACGTGTGATGGGCCTTAAATCTCAATAAAGGATCTTAACATGATGTGTGATGGGCATGCGTTTTATTACCTGCTTTAAATCTCAGTTAAAGATCTTAAAACACACAAGTCCAGGGGCACAAGGTGGGGTTGGAAAGGCTCTCTTTAACACGACCATAAATCACACCTTCTCTTCCTTCTCAGGCAgtacgtcccaaatgggacccaaTCTAGTGCACTACCTTTTACCAGGGCCCCATAGTAGttcactacagagggaatagggtgccatttgggacggcgGACCCGTGTCCCCAGTCTTTTTAAACACTGGAGAAACTTCCAACGTTGAGTTATGTATTTACTGACTAAATGCACAGGGAACATCCTAGCCCCATGGCAGACTGTAGCCTACACCAGACTCCTAATGTTTACAAGTTCCTCCTGGCCCTAGAGTTAAGGTTAATACTGAATGTTTTGTGACTTTTGTGAGAAATATCTAGTCCAGGTATGCTCTCACAAGAGTTGAAAGAAACTTTCCAAGAAGAGTTCAAAATGTCAACAAAAAATGTGAATAAAGAACAGGCCTGTAAAAGGTACACGCATAGGCGACAGACATGTACCATCGGCTGAGAGAACTAGAAAAACAGCCCCCAACTCAAAGAAAATTCAGAAAACTAAAACCACATCTTCAATACAAAGGACATTCAGACTTAGTTAAAGGACATTTAATTTAGACTGTGGTTGAGTCTTCCAAGCAGAGAAACACATGTTCCGTGATATGCCATTAACACTTGGCTGAGGAGTTTCTTCATGTGGCATTTTCATCATGGTCCGGATGGAGCCCcatattgctgtgtgtgtgtgtgtgtgtgtgtgtttctgtctctccaggCTTCTCTTGCAGAGCCCTCTGTAGCAGATCTTCACACTTCTCCAGTTGCCTACGTCAACCAGCCAAACAGATGGTTTTGTGATCTGCTCTGCAGACGCTGCAATACAGCTCGCCAGTGGCTTGGTTTACAGTACCTCTTAAGTACTTACTTTTTTTGTAGAAGAAAAATGATTCTCTATCTCAAGGAGTGCATGTCAAACACCACCATTGAGAAATGAAGAAATCCACTCACAGAGAATCTTGACTAATCAATCAAAGGACACCTGCTGTTTTTAACTGTGTAAGTGGTCTCAATGTGTGACTGTTTGATGCATTGCCAGATGAGTTGAAGGGGAAATAAATGTAACTTAATCAATCTAGCCTCGCTCTTCAACGCCTCCTGGAAGTGGTACAATCTGGGGTATCATTTCTGGATGGTAATATAAGCCTGTGTCACTGGTTGTAAATGTCAGAGGCAGTACTAGTACAtctaactgtagcctactgaaaaTACATTGAACTGGATGTTAATAATTACACTTTCCATATCCCCAAGTCACTTCTTTCCTATCACAAAACAGTGCAATTTGTAGTTATCAGTAGTCGTCACAGGAAACATCAACTGATTTTGTGCACTTAAGTAGAAAAACTCGTATGATCAGAAAGTTAAAAAAAACCTTCACAGATGTAATTCACTGACTATGGAGGCTACAGGGTGTCAATCAATTAATACAATGTATAATTtactggtgatgatgatgatacaatGACACCTAAGGTCATTGATACAATGTATCACCACCAGTGACTGTCAATGTCTGGTCAACCTGTAACTTCCTATAATTAATGCGGAAGAATGAGGTCAGATTAGTTCACTGAACTGTTACGTTTGACAAGTAGTTTGAAACCGTGGGAAAGTCAGTCTCAGAGGATAGACATCTTTTAAATTATTTTCAGCACATCTGtttccaataaaaaaaaaactttgagaAAACTTCGCACAAATTGACTGATAGAATACATCACGCGTTGCAAAACACGGATGTTAATCCCCAGGAATAAAATCCACTAGAGATTAACGCATGTGGGAAATGAGTCTATAAACTAACAATGTTGCTTGATCgattaaaacaaataaaaattcaACACGACTGTGTTGTGCTACGAATCCGTGCGACAATGGGAAGCTACAATAACAAAACACCACTTGGTTACTTAATTAATATCCTAGATTATTTCACAACAAAGATGAATAAATACCGTTTTCTTGCAAATTCTGCCACGCACCTTGCTGTGGCTGCAACCCATGCCTGCCCGCGTCCTCTCGTCAACCCTACCAGTCCCTGTCTAGAGTTACCAACTCTTCTGAACACTGCGCCTCGCCGGTCTGTGGTAGGGTCTCTCAAGAGGTCTGTGCTGCTCACTCTCACTCAGAACAACTCACTCAACTCGACCAGATGGGCGGTTctctttaaaaataaaaaacactgaTCTTAAAACAAACTGAACCGACCCACGTTCTAGAAGGGGAAACAGGGTGTAGATCAGTGGATTGCCCATCCTGTTACGCAAAATTGAGGCTTGTGGGTGTTTCAAGTCTATCGATTTGACATTTTACCGTAATACACCGAATACACTCCCCATCAGATTTACATCACACATAATAGGTTACCTAATCATAGGTTTCATGCATGGATTGTTTTTCCTATTGCCTAGAGGCTATTTAATTATATCAGGCCTACAATGTGCCCAATAATATTGAATTCGCACTGTAGTAAGATACAAATAAAGAACTGTATGGACTGATCTGAACCTGTCATTTTTTTACAATACATGTTGGGGAAGAGTCCATGTGAAAAACACACAGTCAATGGACATGTGAAAGACACAGTAgatacatccctccctcccaccctccctccctacatccatccatccatccattcatccatccattcatccatccatccagggaGGAAGGTCTGTCAGAAGGAAATGGGCCATGTTTTTACTTTACAGATAAATTCCGTCTCTGAGGAGAAGGTCATGCTGATGTAGCGGGGGGCCAGCTGTAAAGACTCCATATCATAGCCTTACCCCTGTAGGCTGCACATAGCCCTCTATGATAATTTACCAACCTGCAACATTTCATCCTGTCGCATAGCTAAGAATTATTGTTTGCCCTCATGACTTACAAATccgatcaaattgtatttgtcacatgcttcagtGTAGACTAatagcgaaatgcttacttacagtctttcccaacaatgcagagagaaataagACATATAATAGGAAAAtacataataataaaagtaataataaatacacaatgaataacgataacttggcgatatacacggggtaccagtacctagtccatgtgcaggggtaattGAGGGAGATAtgtaaatagttaaccaaatagctagccagactaactatttagcagccttatagcttgggggtagaaacagtTCAGGGtactgttggttccagacttacAGTACGTAACTGTATTCAAGACAACTGGTTGATATGAACAAAAGAAAAAGACAACTGATGCTGGAATGTTTGAGTTATTGTCAAAACCCCACCCGTTCTAAAGATGTTACAAGTCTTACATATCCAAGGCCTTCTTCAATAACAACATTCATTTCCAGAGGTTCATCAAATCAGAGTTCTGATCTCTCACAGCGTCACAGGGAGGGGGGGCTAAATGACCTATACGTCTGGAATGTAtggatgtgtatgtgtgcgtgcgtgtggacTTGCACACAGAATGTAAACTACTGTGCAGGTTGGCAGTGTCCCATGAAGAGCTCTGCTCTGATTGGCTTTTAGCTGACAATCACATTTCCCAAAGGTGACATCATGGGTTAAATGCAAAACTACAAAACTACGAGGTTAAACAGAAATGACTCTGAAAGTTGGCACTCTTACAAAAATACATTTCCCTGCAATTAACATTCAATAATTTCAACATTGAACAAAGAGATTTTATCTCATAGATAAGACTCAAACAAATATGACTCTGAAAGTTGGCCCCCCCTTACAAAATACCTATATTATCTCAATCAACATTACATTATTTCAACTTTGAACATATTAGAGACAGAAAGTCTCTCTTGCAAAATAGTTGATAAACAAAAAGTTGCATAAAAACAATCAAAGTGTGTAGAACAATGGATTCCAATGTCTTTGTTTACACAGACAAACCAGCTGTCTTCTCTACATCCCGTATTTCTTTAATCTGAGACAACAGCTGTCTTCTCTACATCCCGTATTTCTTTAATCTGACACAACAGCTGTCTTCTCTACATCCCGTATTTCTTTAATTTGAGACAACAGCTGTCTTCTCTACATCCCGTATTTCTTTAATCTGAGACAACAGCTGTCTTCTCCACAACCCGGCAAAGAGTTCACTGAAACAGTGAGTCTAGTTTACACTAAGgatagatgtggtacctctacagtactgATCATAGATGTGTCACCTCTACAGTACTGATCAAAGttgtggtacctctacagtactgATCATAGATGTGTCGCCTCTATAGTACTGATCATAGATGTGTCACCTCTATAGTACTAAGGCCAGATCAACCGTAAAAATCCCCCAAACTTTCATTTTTGTCAAAACCCAGTCTATTTTTGGGTTAGTGAGCTCTAATCCCACATAAAAAGATGGCGCAGTGGTTCGTTgagaactgtgtgtgtgaacagtgaAACTgttcagtaacagtagcagctgTAGTGTCTCAGTTACACCACTGGACCTATAGACCCCATATGCACCACTGGACCTATAGACCCCGTACGCACCACTGGACCTATAGACCCCGTACACACCACTGGACCTATAGACCCCGTACGCACCACTGGACCTATAGACCCCGTACGCACCACTGGACCTACAGACCCCGTACGCACCACTGGACCTATAGACCCCGTACACACCACTGGACCTATAGACCCCGTACACACCACTGGACCTACAGACCCCGTATGCACCACTGGACCTACAGACCCCGTATGCACCACTGGACCTATAGACCCCATACACACCACTGGACCTATAGACCCCGTACGCACCACTGGACCTATAGACCCCGTACGCACCACTGGACCTATAGACCCCGTACGCACCACTGGACCTATAGACCCCGTACACACCACTGGACCTATAGACCCCGTACACACCACTGGACCTATAGACCCCGTACACACCACTGGACCTATAGACCCCGTACACACCACTGGACCTATAGACCCCGTACACACCACTGGACCTATAGACCCCGTACGCACCACTGGACCTATAGACCCCGTACGCACCACTGGACCTATAGACCCCGTACGCACCACTGGACCTATAGACCCCGTACGCACCACTGGACCTATAGACCCCGTACGCACCACTGGACCTATAGACCCCGTACGCACCACTGGACCTATAGACCCCGTACGCACCACTGGACCTATAGACCCCGTACACACCACTGGACCTATAGACCCCGTACACACCACTGGACCTATAGACCCCGTACACACCACTGGACCTATAGACCCCGTACACACCACTGGACCTATAGACCCCGTACACACCACTGGACCTACCCGTACCACTGGACCTACAGACCCCGTATGCACCACTGGACCTACAGACCCCGTATGCACCACTGGACCTATAGACCCCatcctggtcctagatctgttggtgctgtcttgccaactaaTGTTAGTGCAGTGTGACAATGACCCTAGGAGTTggcaaaacagcacaaacagatctggaatcaGGCTAGCCTCGATAAGGCCTCTGGAAAGAACACTGGCAAGAGGAAAGAGATCATCGGGAAGGGTCACTGTCATTGGTAGGCTAATCATTTATCTTAGAAAGAGGGCCTCAATGGACActggaaagagggaggagaagggaggtgaCATCCTTCCTTTTTTCATTACTAGGCACCAGGATAGGAAATTATGACTTTCCCAAAGTGAAGGTGGAAAAGAAGGATGAAAAAAAACAAGTGAAAGATTTTTAAGAATGTAGGCCCATGACTTTTTAATACCAATCCTATAGTCATATACTTAGGGTGCTGATCACATTCAACACAATGTGTATTAGGCTGGACTACTTCCAAATATTTAAGGAACAGTAGGCTAAGACTATCGAGTTCATTGTATGTGTGATTAGGGGATTTTACGTAAGAGCCAACAACTGTTTATACATGCTGGATATTTAGTTTCCCCACATAGAGTCACGGTATAAACTTTCACCAATGTGTAAGAGTTTATAAGTAGATGTGAAACTCCATATCCACCATGCATGAACAGTTATTAGCTTTTAACAAATACAATGAATTCAAGTCTTAAGCCAAATATTTAGTTTTCAGtagtagtctactgtagcctaatACACATTGTCTTCAAAGTGATCAGCAGTATAGTGTATTTTTATAGGACTTGGCATTTGGAAAGTCATGCCCCAGCCTGACAATAAACAGGGAATGTGATTGTGGGGACATAAGGGAAGTCATGCCGCAGCCCTACTAAAAACAGGGAGTGTGATTGTGGAGGCATAAAGGTCTTTGTATAATAAACCCTCATACAGCTAAAGCACGAGATAAGGGTAGGAGACCAGACATCAGgagggtaggaggaccagacatcaggagggtaggaggaccagacatcaggagggtaggaggaccagacaacaggagggtaggaggaccagacatcaGGATTTTAGGAGGGCCAGACATCAGGAGGGTAGGAAAACCAGACATCAGGAGGGTAGGAGAAGCAGACATCAGGAGGGTAGGGGACCCAGACATCAGGGGGTAGGAGAAGACATCAGGAGGGTAGGAGAAGACATCAAGAGGGCAGCAAGACCAGACATCAGGTAGGTAAGAGGACCAGACATCAGGCAGGTAGGAGAACCAGACATCAGCAGGGTATGAAGACCAGACATAAGGAGGGTAGAAGGGGCAGACATCAGGCGGGTAAGAGAACCAGACATCAGCAGGGTAGAAGGGCCAGACATCAGgagggtaggaggaccagacatcaGGCGGGTAAGAGGACCAGACATCAGcagggtaggaggaccagacataaGGTGGGTAGAAGGGCCAGACATCAGgagggtaggaggaccagacatcaGGTGGGTAAGAGGACCAGACATCAGcagggtaggaggaccagacataaggtgggtaggaggaccagacatcaGGGGGGTAGGAGAAGACATCAGGAGGATAGGAGGACCAGACATCAGGCGGGTAGTAGGACCAGACATCAGGAGGGTATTAGGACCATACATCAGGAGGGTAGTAGGGCCAGAAATCAGGAAGGCAGGAGGGTAGTGGGCCAGACATCAGGAGGGTAGGAGGCCAAGACATTAGGAGTgtaggaggaccagacatcagcggggtaggaggaccagacatcaGGAGGGTAGAAGGACCAGACATCAGGAAGGTAGAGGAAGACATCAGGAGGGTAGGAGGGCTAGACATCATTAAGGTAGAAGGGCCAGACATCATTAGGGTAGGAGGGCCAGTCATCAGGAGGGTAGGAAGGCCAGACATCAGGAAGGTAGGAGGGTAGGAGGGCCAGTCATCAGGAGGGTAGGAGGGTAGGAGGGCTAGACATCATTAAGGTAGAAGGGCCAGACATCATTAGGGTTGGAGGGCCAGTCATCAGGAGGGTAGGAAGGCCAGACATCAGGAAGGTAGGAGGGTAGGAGGGCCAGTCATCAGGAGGGTAGGAGGGCCAGACATCAGGAGGGTAGGAGCGCCAGACATCAGGAGGGTAGGTGGGACAGA is a window encoding:
- the LOC115205714 gene encoding uncharacterized protein LOC115205714 isoform X2, giving the protein MVFIGAARLVRRNMVFIGAARLVRRNTVFIGAARLVRRNMVFIGAARLVRRNMVFIGAARLVRRNMVFIRAARLVRRNMVFIGAARLVRRNTVFIGTARLVRRNTVFIGAARLVRRNTVFIGAARLVRRNTVFIGAARMVRRNTVFIGAARLVRRNTVFFGAARLVRRNTVFIGAARLVRRNTVFIGAARLVRRNTVFIGAARLVRRNTVFIGAARLVRRNTVFIGAARLVRRNTVFIGAARLVRRNTVFIGAARLVRRNTVFIGAARLVRRNTVFIGAARLVRRNTVFIGAARLVRRNTVFIGAARLVRRNTVFIGAARLVRRNTVFIGAARLVRRNTVFIGAARLVRRNTVFIGAARLVRRNTVFIGAARLVRRNTVFIGAARLVRRNTVFIGAARLVRRNMVFIGAARLVRRNTVFIGAARLVRRNMVFIRAARLVRRNMVFIEAARLVRRNMVFIRAARLVRRNMVFIGLLEQPGW
- the LOC115205714 gene encoding uncharacterized protein LOC115205714 isoform X3; this translates as MVFIGAARLVRRNMVFIGAARLVRRNTVFIGAARLVRRNMVFIGAARLVRRNMVFIGAARLVRRNMVFIRAARLVRRNMVFIGAARLVRRNTVFIGTARLVRRNTVFIGAARLVRRNTVFIGAARLVRRNTVFIGAARMVRRNTVFIGAARLVRRNTVFFGAARLVRRNTVFIGAARLVRRNTVFIGAARLVRRNTVFIGAARLVRRNTVFIGAARLVRRNTVFIGAARLVRRNTVFIGAARLVRRNTVFIGAARLVRRNTVFIGAARLVRRNTVFIGAARLVRRNTVFIGAARLVRRNTVFIGAARLVRRNTVFIGAARLVRRNTVFIGAARLVRRNTVFIGAARLVRRNTVFIGAARLVRRNTVFIGAARLVRRNTVFIGAARLVRRNTVFIGLMEQPGW
- the LOC115205714 gene encoding uncharacterized protein LOC115205714 isoform X1, coding for MVFIGAARLVRRNMVFIGAARLVRRNTVFIGAARLVRRNMVFIGAARLVRRNMVFIGAARLVRRNMVFIRAARLVRRNMVFIGAARLVRRNTVFIGTARLVRRNTVFIGAARLVRRNTVFIGAARLVRRNTVFIGAARMVRRNTVFIGAARLVRRNTVFFGAARLVRRNTVFIGAARLVRRNTVFIGAARLVRRNTVFIGAARLVRRNTVFIGAARLVRRNTVFIGAARLVRRNTVFIGAARLVRRNTVFIGAARLVRRNTVFIGAARLVRRNTVFIGAARLVRRNTVFIGAARLVRRNTVFIGAARLVRRNTVFIGAARLVRRNTVFIGAARLVRRNTVFIGAARLVRRNTVFIGAARLVRRNTVFIGAARLVRRNTVFIGAARLVRRNTVFIGAARLVRRNTVFIGAARLVRRNMVFIGAARLVRRNTVFIGAARLVRRNMVFIRAARLVRRNMVFIEAARLVRRNMVFIRAARLVRRNMVFIGLLEQPGW